The sequence GAGCACGGTGAGCAGCTCGCCGGTCAGGTGTCCAGCTCGATCTGCTGGCGTAGCCGGGCGCTGAACGCCTGGATCGTGGGGGCGGCGTCGTAGCGGCACCGGGTGAAGCGTCGATCGACGGCGGCTTGGACGGGCCGGCATGGGCCCCGGCGGGGCGCCGGTTTGGTCCCGAAGGTGGCCGACCACCCCCAGCGCGGCAGTACGCTTGGTACGACGGGCGCTGGCCGCGAAGGGAGCAGGCGATGCTGCGCGAGACCGACGTCGTGGTGATCGGCGGGGGCGCCACCGGGACGGCCGTGTTGTGGGACCTGGCCCTGCGCGGTATCGAGGCGGTCCTGGTGGACCGCTCCGACCTGGGGACGGGCACATCGGGGCGCTGGCACGGCGAGCTGCATTCGGGCGCCCGGTACGCGGTCAACGACCTGCCGTCGGCCCGCGAGTGCGTCGAGGAGAACGCCGTCCTGCGCCGGATCGCGCCGCATACCATCGAGGACACAGGTGGCTTCTTCATCCTGTTGCCCGAGCACGATTTGGGCTACGGCGACCGTTTCGTCACCGGCTGTGCCGAGACCGGCGTGCCGTGCGAGGAGGTCGACCCGGCCGCGGCCCGTCGCGAGGAGCCGGCCCTTACCGACCGGATCGAGCGGGCCTTCTGGGTGCCGACCGACGGCAGCATGGACGCCTGGAGGCTGCTGTGGTCAATGGCCTACGGCGCCGAGGCCAGAGGCGGCCGGGTCCTGGTGCACCACCCGGTCGTCGGCTTCGAGCGCGACGGCGACGGTCGGGTCAGCGCGGTCCGCGTCCATGACCTGGTCGGCGGCAGGGGTCGGACCATCGGCTGCCGCTGGGTGATCAACGCGGCTGGGGCCTGGGCCGGCCGGATTGGTGCCATGGCCGGGGCCCCGTTCCGGATGGTCCCGGACAAGGGTGTCATGGTCGTGATGGCCGGCCGCTACGTGCGCTCGCTGGTCACCCACTGCCGCATGCCGACCGACGGCGACATCATCGTGCCGGCCTACGACGCGGCGATCCTTGGGACCACATCGACCGAGGCCGACGACGCCGACGATCCCAGCGTCGCCCCGCTGGAGATCGACCTGATCATCGACCAGACAGCCAAGCTGGTACCTGCCATCGCCCACGGTCGCGCCCTGCGCGCCTACAGCGGCTACCGGCCCCTGTACGACCCGGTCCGGGGCGAAGCGGGCGGGCACGGCCGCAGCGTCAGCCGCACCTTCACCGTCTTGGACCACGAGCCCGGGGATGGAGTGCCCAACTTGCTGTCGATCGTGGGTGGCAAGCTCACCACCTCCAGGCAGATGGCCCAGAAGGTCGTGGACGTCATGGTCGCCAAGCGTGGCGAGGAGCGTCCCTGCACGACCGCGATCACGCCCCTGCCCGGCGCCGAGCAGGGCATCCGTCAGCCGACCCGCCCGCTGGCCCGCCCGTCGGCCGGTGCCGGGCAGGCCGGCGGCCCGCTGGCCTGTGAGTGCGAGCTGATCACCCGCCGCACCATCGAGGAGGCCGTCGGGGCCGGCGTGACCCAGCTTGACGACCTGCGCCGCCAGTACCGGCTCGGCTTCGGTCCTTCCCAGGGCGGCGGGTGCGGTTGGCGTGCCGCCGCCGTCGTCGCGGCCAGGCGGCCGGACGTCGGTGACCCGCTGGCCAACCTGCGCTTGTTCATGCAGGAGCGCTGGCGCGGGCTGCGAGCGGTGGCCTGGGGCCAGGCGGCGGTCCAGGCGCTGCGCAACGACGCGATCTACCGCGGCATCCTCGCCCTGGACACGGTGGAGCGGGAGCCGGGCGAGGACGAGCAGATCCAGGCGGCCGCCACGGGCGACGACTGGTCTGGGCCGCGCCAGGCCGGCCCGGGGCGTGGGGTCGGCGGGGAGGGCCTGACCGGGGACACCGAGGGGCGCCGGGCCACCGACGCCGGGCCGCCCGGCAGCCCCCGCGGGCCGCTCCGGGAGCCGACCGAAGGGGGCCGGTGATGGGCGCCGACGTCGTGGTCATCGGGGCCGGCCCGTCCGGGCTGGCGGCAGCGGCCATGCTGGCCGAGGCAGGCCGGCAGGTCCAGGTGATCGCGCGCGGTCACGGCTTTACGCACTGGGCCGCCGGCGGGATCGACGTGCTGGGGCGCCTGCCGGCCGGGGACGAGGCGGGGGCCGGGGAACCGGTGGAACGTCCGTTGGAAGCACTCGGCCGGCTACCCGACGGGCACCCGTACTCGCTGGTCGGCGAGGGCGCGCTGCTGGCCGGGATCGGGCACGTGCGGGCGCTGACCGACCGGGCCGGCATCGAGCTGGTCGGCGACCCGGCCGTCAACCGCAGCCAGATCACGGGCATCGGGACCCGGCGCACCACCGCGCTGCTCCAGATCCAGGGCGACGGCGCCCTCGCCGGGCGGGTCGCCGCCATCGGCTTTGCCGGCTTCGAGGACTTCTCGTCCCACCTGTGCGCCGACCGGCTGCACCGGATCGGCCTGGACGCCGTGCCGATCGAGATCCCGCTGCCCCAGGGATTCCGCGGACGCCATGTCAACGCGGTCGAGCTGGCCCGTGCCTTTGACGGGAGGGAGTTCCGCGGGGCGGTGGCCGGCACGATCGGCCGCGCCGCCGCTGGCGTCGACGTGTGCGTGGTCCCGGCCGTGATCGGGCTCGCCAACGCCGCCGAGGCGTGGGCCGACCTCCAAGAGCTGGCCGGGCTCCGGGTGGTTGAGGCGGCCCTGCCGCCACCGTCGATTCCGGGGCTGCGGCTGTTCGACGCCTGGCGAGAGCGGCTCAGCGAACTCGGTGTGGGCTGGCGGCTCGGGCTCCCGGCGATCGGGGCCGAGCGCGACGGCGACCGGGTTACGGCCGTCC comes from Actinomycetota bacterium and encodes:
- the glpB gene encoding anaerobic glycerol-3-phosphate dehydrogenase subunit GlpB, whose translation is MGADVVVIGAGPSGLAAAAMLAEAGRQVQVIARGHGFTHWAAGGIDVLGRLPAGDEAGAGEPVERPLEALGRLPDGHPYSLVGEGALLAGIGHVRALTDRAGIELVGDPAVNRSQITGIGTRRTTALLQIQGDGALAGRVAAIGFAGFEDFSSHLCADRLHRIGLDAVPIEIPLPQGFRGRHVNAVELARAFDGREFRGAVAGTIGRAAAGVDVCVVPAVIGLANAAEAWADLQELAGLRVVEAALPPPSIPGLRLFDAWRERLSELGVGWRLGLPAIGAERDGDRVTAVLGEGASGPVRIPCDEVVLATGGVAGGGIETYRDGTLAETVLGLPIDGFAHRTEFLAADFFGSHRLAQAGVRVNRELRPVDRAGASVLGNVRVIGTQLAGHDPTAEGSREGVGLATAARAAELLAGA
- a CDS encoding FAD-dependent oxidoreductase, encoding MLRETDVVVIGGGATGTAVLWDLALRGIEAVLVDRSDLGTGTSGRWHGELHSGARYAVNDLPSARECVEENAVLRRIAPHTIEDTGGFFILLPEHDLGYGDRFVTGCAETGVPCEEVDPAAARREEPALTDRIERAFWVPTDGSMDAWRLLWSMAYGAEARGGRVLVHHPVVGFERDGDGRVSAVRVHDLVGGRGRTIGCRWVINAAGAWAGRIGAMAGAPFRMVPDKGVMVVMAGRYVRSLVTHCRMPTDGDIIVPAYDAAILGTTSTEADDADDPSVAPLEIDLIIDQTAKLVPAIAHGRALRAYSGYRPLYDPVRGEAGGHGRSVSRTFTVLDHEPGDGVPNLLSIVGGKLTTSRQMAQKVVDVMVAKRGEERPCTTAITPLPGAEQGIRQPTRPLARPSAGAGQAGGPLACECELITRRTIEEAVGAGVTQLDDLRRQYRLGFGPSQGGGCGWRAAAVVAARRPDVGDPLANLRLFMQERWRGLRAVAWGQAAVQALRNDAIYRGILALDTVEREPGEDEQIQAAATGDDWSGPRQAGPGRGVGGEGLTGDTEGRRATDAGPPGSPRGPLREPTEGGR